A window of Exiguobacterium sp. FSL W8-0210 contains these coding sequences:
- a CDS encoding PTS transporter subunit IIC, with protein sequence MTTLKEYAMDRMVKVSAGMANAVLVTLGVGLLIETLGNLLHIQMLLTIGGVAKVLLAPALGAGIAFQLGGNTLVLFSAMIAATIGGAALQSTASGLVLVPGQPISALLAAAVAVYVGKRMTGKTKFDMMVIPMSAVLAGGVTGIGAAAVTTPLLTKFSAMITASVESSPIATSLVIALIFSVLLMSPASSAALAIALQLDPVASAAALIGCSAQFVGFTLMAYRQTDPGGLIASFFVTPKVQFPNIVKNPRLVVAPFLAAMISAPVATLLLSLKVPYELAGLGLNSMIAPLNIFVNQGPQAFLVFFLTGVVLPGVLTLVFYRLTTVAGWTKRGDLHLEIQ encoded by the coding sequence ATGACAACGTTGAAAGAATATGCGATGGATCGAATGGTAAAAGTATCAGCTGGAATGGCAAATGCCGTTCTTGTAACACTTGGTGTCGGACTCCTGATTGAGACGCTCGGAAATCTTCTACATATCCAAATGCTACTGACGATTGGTGGTGTCGCAAAAGTACTACTCGCCCCTGCACTTGGTGCCGGTATTGCCTTTCAGCTCGGAGGAAACACACTTGTCCTGTTCAGCGCGATGATCGCAGCAACGATCGGTGGTGCCGCTCTTCAATCAACTGCTTCTGGACTCGTTCTTGTACCCGGTCAGCCGATCAGTGCGTTACTCGCAGCTGCCGTCGCTGTATACGTCGGAAAACGCATGACTGGAAAAACGAAATTTGACATGATGGTCATCCCGATGAGCGCTGTCCTTGCTGGCGGCGTGACTGGAATCGGTGCTGCTGCCGTCACGACACCACTCCTTACAAAATTCAGTGCCATGATCACAGCATCCGTTGAATCATCTCCAATCGCAACTTCTCTTGTCATTGCACTCATCTTTAGTGTCTTATTGATGTCTCCTGCTTCGTCCGCTGCACTCGCTATCGCTTTGCAACTTGATCCTGTAGCAAGTGCCGCTGCACTGATTGGCTGTTCCGCTCAATTCGTCGGCTTCACGTTGATGGCATACCGTCAGACGGATCCAGGTGGTTTGATTGCTTCATTCTTTGTAACACCTAAAGTACAATTCCCGAACATCGTTAAAAATCCACGTCTTGTCGTTGCACCGTTTCTCGCAGCGATGATTTCAGCTCCTGTCGCGACGCTTCTTCTCTCTTTGAAAGTACCGTACGAACTCGCAGGACTTGGATTAAATTCGATGATTGCCCCACTCAATATTTTCGTCAACCAAGGTCCTCAGGCGTTCCTCGTCTTCTTCTTGACTGGTGTCGTTCTACCTGGCGTCTTGACGCTCGTCTTCTATCGATTGACGACCGTCGCAGGGTGGACGAAGCGTGGCGATCTTCACCTCGAAATTCAATAA
- a CDS encoding metallophosphoesterase family protein, whose protein sequence is MKVMLFTDIHGNASALRAVLSYLDQQPDIDAVYCLGDLVGIGPEHNEVIDLLKQRPDIQTISGNHDECVLALIHGETYPDSYRHAKEHHQWIADTLTQENQKYLERLPRVLNIMHQEQTMHLTHYAYADKTKKIGEEPLKQAVDGTKENLSVLFAGSEARIIGFGHHHPAQQVETGQTLFINPGALGCQETAIAPVAIIDWEKDQVRSEILKLSYDDRPFLDVLNTTEMPERELMRRLFFGSRT, encoded by the coding sequence ATGAAAGTGATGCTTTTTACAGATATTCATGGCAATGCATCAGCATTACGTGCAGTATTGTCCTATCTTGATCAACAACCAGATATCGATGCCGTCTATTGTCTCGGTGATCTTGTCGGCATTGGACCAGAGCATAATGAAGTCATTGATCTATTGAAGCAACGTCCTGATATTCAAACGATTTCTGGGAATCATGATGAATGTGTCCTTGCTTTAATTCATGGGGAGACCTATCCCGATAGTTACCGCCATGCGAAAGAGCACCATCAATGGATTGCGGATACGTTGACGCAAGAAAATCAAAAGTATTTGGAACGTTTACCGCGTGTCTTAAATATCATGCATCAGGAACAAACGATGCACCTGACGCACTATGCTTATGCCGATAAGACGAAGAAGATTGGTGAAGAGCCGTTAAAGCAAGCGGTGGATGGAACGAAAGAAAACTTATCCGTCCTGTTTGCTGGAAGTGAGGCGCGGATCATTGGTTTCGGTCACCATCATCCAGCGCAACAAGTCGAGACAGGACAAACACTCTTTATTAATCCAGGTGCACTTGGATGTCAGGAGACAGCCATCGCCCCAGTAGCAATCATTGATTGGGAGAAGGATCAAGTCCGTTCAGAAATCCTGAAGCTTTCATATGATGATCGACCATTTTTAGACGTCCTCAATACGACGGAGATGCCGGAACGTGAGTTGATGCGCCGTCTCTTCTTCGGTAGTAGGACATGA
- a CDS encoding IS3 family transposase (programmed frameshift), which translates to MGKNVYSSEVKWAVVKDKLSGKLTTREIMEKYGIKNESQIKTWMRWYRSNEHYRFDQPIGKQYTYGHGPDSASEDDKRERQMSHLKMENEILKKVHGNRKRVEKEVVLKIVEFLRRKYTITAILSALNVPRASYYRWIKESVKAPSVLEKTVIELSKQTKYRNGHRKIKALLQQIYQLKANRNTVQKIMQKHHLQCRIKPKRRWKSQGERIITVPDLIKRDFTASKPNQKWVTDITYIQYGSTTKYLSTIMDLFNNEIVAYKLYEHQQTSLVIDTLKIALENRNYPEGVILHSDQGSVYTSYAFQEFVKRNHLTSSMSRRGNCWDNAVIESFHSNLKSEEFQYVKFNSLRDHEVSERVTNYLNYYNEERIQEKLGYLTPKKYGVQAA; encoded by the exons ATGGGCAAAAACGTATATTCAAGTGAAGTGAAATGGGCAGTAGTCAAAGATAAGCTGAGTGGTAAGTTAACGACGAGAGAAATCATGGAGAAGTACGGAATCAAAAATGAATCTCAAATCAAAACATGGATGAGATGGTATCGCTCTAACGAACATTATCGATTTGATCAGCCAATCGGTAAACAATATACCTATGGACATGGTCCAGATTCTGCGAGTGAGGATGACAAGAGAGAACGACAAATGTCACATCTGAAGATGGAAAATGAAATCTTAA AAAAAGTACATGGAAATCGAAAGAGAGTTGAGAAAGAAGTAGTCTTAAAAATTGTAGAGTTTCTTCGGAGAAAGTATACAATCACCGCCATTCTTAGCGCTTTGAATGTACCAAGAGCAAGCTATTACCGTTGGATTAAGGAATCTGTGAAAGCACCTTCGGTGCTCGAAAAAACCGTCATTGAACTAAGTAAACAGACGAAGTATCGGAATGGACATCGAAAAATAAAGGCATTATTACAGCAAATCTATCAGTTAAAAGCCAATCGGAATACCGTACAGAAAATCATGCAAAAACACCATCTCCAATGTCGGATCAAGCCGAAGCGAAGATGGAAGTCTCAAGGTGAGCGCATCATAACGGTACCGGATCTCATCAAGCGCGATTTCACAGCAAGTAAACCGAATCAAAAGTGGGTGACGGATATCACCTATATCCAATACGGCAGCACGACGAAATATCTTTCCACCATCATGGATCTTTTTAATAACGAAATCGTCGCATACAAGTTATACGAGCATCAACAAACGTCTCTTGTGATTGATACGTTGAAGATAGCGCTTGAGAATCGAAACTATCCCGAAGGGGTCATCCTTCATTCGGACCAAGGAAGTGTCTATACGTCATACGCCTTTCAAGAATTCGTTAAAAGGAATCACCTAACAAGCAGCATGTCTCGTAGAGGAAACTGTTGGGACAACGCAGTTATCGAATCGTTCCACTCTAATTTAAAGTCCGAGGAATTCCAGTACGTCAAATTTAATTCACTAAGAGACCATGAGGTCTCTGAACGCGTTACTAATTACTTAAATTACTATAACGAAGAACGAATCCAAGAAAAATTAGGCTACCTGACACCGAAAAAATACGGTGTACAGGCAGCCTAA
- a CDS encoding TetR/AcrR family transcriptional regulator, with the protein MTQSDKETLILDSAMACFSELGYKGTTIERVARRAHVGKPTVYQLFESKLNLFESLVTRVLQEMKEEAERAYVEQATVEENKQAMIDAIAYHQQQHLFILQIIEETRNLKLQEMQELRMRIERHVVEYIKTLLETRLAQDDRDIPVDVTAFLIFRTYIALIAEWPSIARPLELDTIRRAMLRVL; encoded by the coding sequence ATGACACAGTCTGATAAAGAAACTTTGATACTCGACTCAGCAATGGCTTGCTTTTCAGAACTCGGTTATAAAGGAACGACGATCGAGCGTGTCGCCCGACGCGCTCATGTCGGAAAACCAACCGTCTATCAATTGTTCGAAAGTAAACTCAATCTGTTTGAATCACTCGTAACACGTGTGTTGCAAGAGATGAAAGAAGAAGCAGAACGCGCTTACGTCGAACAGGCGACCGTAGAAGAAAATAAACAAGCAATGATCGACGCCATCGCCTATCATCAGCAACAACACTTATTCATTCTTCAAATCATCGAAGAAACACGCAACTTAAAATTACAAGAGATGCAGGAATTACGGATGCGGATTGAACGACATGTCGTCGAATATATCAAGACATTACTTGAGACTCGTCTTGCTCAAGACGATCGCGACATACCGGTCGATGTCACGGCCTTCTTGATCTTTCGAACGTATATCGCGTTGATTGCCGAATGGCCATCGATTGCGCGTCCACTTGAACTCGATACGATTCGACGTGCCATGTTGCGCGTTCTGTGA
- a CDS encoding YhgE/Pip domain-containing protein, giving the protein MFRSEWKKLKSPMMIVVILALILVPFLYNSIFLSAFWDPYGRTEDIKVAIVNEDQATKFKGEKVDIGDQFVDKLKKNDDFDWQFLSQDKAQKELRDGKVYMTVVIPKNFSKNATTLLDDHPKKIELEYYLNPAKNYSGTQISSTAAKQLNEKIRKSVTKQYSSAIFGALKKIANGMEKASDGSSKLEDGNHKTADGARTLATNLGKLADGSLTLSEKLGEANQGSKKLSDGVTTLDEKTTLFAQKTGELSSGLNTLDENGGKLQAGAAQLQEGATKLSGGSTQVRQGAEQLAAGTAQLNEKIPQLTDGLNQLDEKAQAANAFLTQLNQDAEQAKQDLRARREALEANVAQLKEVISASEQLSDEEKQTLLGSIGSLEKNIQSLAAQEGAIDQSLAQATEATKKIGQLAAGGQQVQSAVSQLNAGQLKLVDGAKQVESGAQQLASGQQTFNEKLGQYTAGVHKAATGGAQLADGANQLSDGTHQLQAGASALNNGLGQLASGSSTITDGIGKTTEGASKIADANTKLEDGAKTLKDELSKGAKDATVKPTKERDNMLAEPVVLKEHDYSTVNNYGSGLSAYILSIALFAGALMFSSVYQIRPEHGESLTWRFLVGKLSLILPIGALQGVAAATAIVYVLDADVASVPALYGFAALTGMTFITILFTLAMLLGRVGQFLAFLLLLLQIGGSGGTFPVEMTPGFFQAIHAFLPMTYSVGGFREALGLGVTDALVSNSQVLATILVVALIISFVGGLGAKRILLSTKARRKQHDTV; this is encoded by the coding sequence ATGTTTCGCTCAGAATGGAAGAAATTGAAGAGTCCGATGATGATCGTCGTTATTCTCGCCCTCATTCTCGTACCGTTTCTTTACAACTCCATCTTCTTATCTGCATTCTGGGACCCGTACGGTCGTACAGAAGATATTAAGGTAGCTATCGTCAACGAAGATCAGGCGACAAAGTTTAAAGGAGAGAAAGTCGACATCGGGGATCAATTCGTCGATAAACTCAAAAAAAATGATGATTTTGATTGGCAGTTCTTGTCTCAGGATAAGGCACAGAAAGAATTGCGTGACGGAAAGGTCTACATGACAGTCGTCATTCCAAAGAATTTTTCTAAAAATGCAACGACACTACTCGATGATCACCCGAAGAAGATTGAGTTAGAATATTACTTGAATCCAGCGAAAAACTACTCGGGAACACAAATTTCGAGTACTGCCGCAAAACAGTTAAACGAAAAAATCCGAAAATCCGTTACGAAACAATATAGTAGTGCTATATTCGGTGCGTTAAAGAAAATCGCAAACGGAATGGAAAAAGCGTCGGACGGTTCCTCTAAACTCGAGGACGGTAACCATAAAACAGCGGATGGCGCTAGAACACTAGCAACAAATCTTGGAAAACTCGCAGATGGCAGTCTGACACTGTCCGAAAAACTCGGGGAAGCGAATCAAGGTTCGAAAAAACTGAGTGATGGTGTCACGACACTCGACGAAAAGACCACCCTCTTCGCTCAAAAAACGGGTGAGCTATCTTCTGGATTGAACACACTCGATGAAAACGGTGGCAAGTTACAGGCAGGTGCCGCGCAACTTCAAGAAGGCGCAACAAAACTCAGCGGTGGCTCAACACAGGTACGCCAAGGGGCAGAACAACTGGCTGCGGGTACTGCTCAGCTTAATGAAAAAATTCCTCAGTTGACGGACGGATTAAATCAACTGGATGAAAAAGCACAAGCTGCGAATGCCTTTTTAACACAACTCAATCAAGATGCTGAACAGGCGAAACAGGACTTACGGGCTCGTCGCGAAGCACTTGAGGCAAACGTCGCTCAACTAAAAGAAGTTATTTCTGCTTCTGAACAGTTATCAGATGAAGAAAAACAAACATTACTCGGTTCTATTGGTTCATTAGAAAAAAATATTCAAAGTCTTGCTGCCCAAGAAGGTGCAATTGATCAGAGTCTTGCTCAAGCAACAGAAGCAACGAAGAAAATCGGTCAACTCGCCGCAGGTGGTCAGCAAGTCCAGTCTGCTGTATCGCAACTAAACGCTGGACAATTGAAGCTCGTCGATGGTGCGAAACAAGTCGAGTCTGGCGCACAACAATTAGCTAGTGGACAACAGACGTTCAATGAAAAACTCGGTCAGTATACTGCGGGTGTGCATAAAGCCGCAACAGGCGGTGCCCAACTAGCTGACGGCGCGAACCAACTGTCCGATGGTACACATCAACTTCAAGCTGGGGCTAGCGCGTTGAATAACGGATTAGGACAATTGGCATCTGGTTCTTCTACGATTACAGATGGTATCGGCAAAACGACAGAGGGTGCTTCAAAAATCGCGGATGCCAACACGAAACTTGAAGATGGAGCTAAAACACTGAAGGATGAGCTCAGCAAAGGAGCTAAAGACGCGACGGTCAAACCGACAAAAGAGCGGGATAATATGCTAGCAGAACCCGTCGTCTTAAAAGAACATGACTATTCGACGGTCAATAATTACGGTTCCGGTTTATCAGCTTATATCCTTAGTATTGCCTTGTTCGCAGGTGCCTTGATGTTCTCTTCGGTCTATCAGATTCGTCCCGAACATGGCGAGAGTCTGACATGGCGCTTCCTCGTCGGTAAATTATCACTTATCTTACCGATTGGCGCATTACAAGGTGTCGCAGCGGCCACAGCAATCGTCTATGTGCTGGATGCTGATGTCGCGAGTGTCCCTGCGCTCTATGGATTCGCTGCCTTGACAGGTATGACGTTCATTACCATTCTGTTCACGCTCGCGATGCTACTCGGTCGCGTCGGACAGTTCCTTGCCTTCTTACTACTCCTTCTTCAAATCGGTGGTAGTGGTGGAACGTTCCCTGTCGAAATGACGCCAGGGTTCTTCCAAGCGATTCACGCTTTCTTACCGATGACATATTCGGTCGGTGGATTCCGCGAAGCGCTTGGACTCGGTGTGACGGATGCCCTCGTATCCAATAGTCAAGTCCTTGCGACCATATTAGTCGTCGCATTAATCATCAGCTTCGTTGGAGGGCTCGGAGCCAAACGGATTCTACTCTCAACGAAAGCGAGACGAAAACAACATGACACAGTCTGA
- the yidD gene encoding membrane protein insertion efficiency factor YidD, which yields MKRVLMGGIRFYQKVISPMKPATCRFYPTCSHYGMKAIERHGAVKGSYLTTRRLLRCQPFHPGGLDFVPEPDQFSWKAPLQRENPREKAEETKE from the coding sequence ATGAAGCGTGTCTTAATGGGAGGAATTCGTTTTTATCAAAAAGTCATCTCTCCCATGAAACCAGCTACATGTCGATTCTATCCAACGTGCTCCCATTACGGGATGAAGGCGATTGAACGTCATGGTGCGGTAAAAGGTAGTTATTTGACGACGCGTCGATTGTTACGTTGCCAACCGTTCCATCCAGGGGGCCTTGACTTCGTTCCAGAACCCGATCAATTTAGTTGGAAAGCACCGTTGCAACGGGAAAATCCACGGGAGAAGGCGGAAGAAACGAAGGAGTAA
- a CDS encoding tautomerase family protein — MPLLRFDVIEGRSEEELKTLLDTAHDAMVEAFDVPERDRYQIVHTHKAHEMVIQDTGLGFERSKDIVLISVTSKTRTEEKKQRLYQLLAERLQANCGLAPTDLMVSIVENDAADWSFGLGEAQFLTGKL; from the coding sequence ATGCCGTTATTACGATTCGACGTCATTGAAGGACGTTCAGAAGAAGAGTTAAAAACGTTACTCGACACCGCACACGATGCGATGGTCGAAGCATTTGATGTGCCGGAGCGCGATCGTTATCAAATCGTGCACACGCATAAAGCGCATGAGATGGTCATTCAAGATACAGGACTTGGGTTTGAACGGAGTAAAGATATCGTCCTCATCAGTGTGACGAGTAAAACGCGGACGGAAGAGAAAAAACAACGTCTCTACCAATTACTCGCCGAACGCTTACAAGCAAACTGTGGACTCGCACCGACTGATTTGATGGTTTCGATCGTTGAAAATGATGCAGCCGACTGGAGCTTCGGTCTTGGCGAAGCACAGTTTTTAACGGGTAAACTATGA
- a CDS encoding aldehyde dehydrogenase family protein: protein MAQQNEATLHTDFTKIYIDGQWRTGASDSNMTNTNPFTGEELFTISAANQQDLDDAYEAAQVAQKDWAKVPALKRQGLIENFLKVLYEEKETIIEWLIKESGSTRIKAEGEFLASVLIVKEAATFPLRMHGEIRPSVVPGKENRIYRKALGVIGVISPWNFPFHLAVRSIATAIAIGNAVVVKPATDTPVSGGLIFASLFEKAGLPKGVLNVIVGRGSEIGDAIVEHPVPRLISFTGSTEVGRHIGELAGKHLKKTALELGGNNVFVVLDDADLDRAVESAVYSKFYHQGQICMSTNRILVASSIHDEFVEKYVARVKELQYGDPSHDRTQVGPLINQSQVERILEDLEKTKAAGATVRVGGEAKNNVIAPTVVTGVTNDMPLAKNEIFGPVAVIIPFDTDEEALEIANSLPYGLSGAVHGSSIERATAFALEVETGMIHINDQSVNDEPHMPFGGEKDSGLGRFNGEWVLEEFSTVQWLSVMHDRRQYKPFFE, encoded by the coding sequence ATGGCTCAACAAAACGAAGCAACATTGCATACAGATTTCACGAAGATTTACATTGATGGTCAGTGGCGCACAGGCGCAAGTGACAGCAACATGACGAACACGAATCCTTTCACGGGTGAAGAGCTCTTCACGATCTCTGCAGCGAATCAGCAAGATTTAGATGACGCTTATGAAGCGGCTCAAGTCGCTCAAAAAGACTGGGCGAAAGTTCCTGCCTTAAAACGTCAAGGTCTCATCGAAAACTTCTTGAAAGTCTTGTACGAAGAGAAAGAAACGATCATCGAATGGTTGATCAAAGAGTCCGGAAGTACACGCATCAAAGCGGAAGGTGAATTCCTTGCTTCTGTCTTGATCGTCAAGGAAGCTGCGACATTCCCACTTCGGATGCACGGTGAAATTCGTCCATCGGTCGTACCAGGCAAAGAAAACCGGATTTACCGTAAAGCACTTGGTGTCATCGGTGTCATCAGTCCATGGAACTTCCCGTTCCACTTAGCTGTACGGTCGATCGCTACTGCCATTGCCATCGGGAACGCAGTCGTTGTTAAACCGGCTACGGACACACCTGTTTCAGGTGGATTGATTTTTGCTAGTCTATTTGAAAAAGCTGGATTGCCAAAAGGTGTCTTGAATGTCATCGTCGGTCGCGGTTCAGAAATCGGTGATGCTATCGTCGAACATCCTGTACCACGCTTGATTTCATTCACAGGATCCACTGAAGTTGGTCGTCATATCGGTGAACTTGCTGGTAAACACCTGAAGAAAACAGCGCTTGAACTTGGCGGAAACAACGTCTTCGTCGTACTTGATGATGCTGATCTCGATCGTGCGGTCGAATCTGCTGTCTACAGCAAGTTCTATCACCAAGGTCAAATTTGTATGTCGACGAACCGAATTCTCGTCGCTTCTTCGATTCATGATGAATTCGTCGAAAAATACGTCGCTCGTGTAAAAGAGCTACAATACGGTGATCCATCACATGATCGGACACAAGTCGGACCGCTCATCAACCAATCACAAGTTGAACGAATTCTTGAAGATCTCGAGAAAACAAAAGCTGCGGGTGCAACCGTTCGTGTCGGCGGCGAAGCAAAAAATAACGTCATCGCACCTACTGTCGTCACTGGTGTTACGAATGATATGCCACTCGCTAAAAATGAAATCTTCGGACCGGTTGCTGTCATCATCCCGTTCGATACGGATGAAGAGGCACTCGAAATCGCGAACTCACTTCCATACGGATTGAGTGGCGCTGTCCATGGTTCTTCTATTGAACGCGCGACTGCCTTTGCGCTTGAAGTCGAGACAGGTATGATTCACATCAACGATCAATCGGTCAACGATGAGCCACATATGCCATTTGGTGGTGAAAAAGATTCAGGACTCGGTCGCTTCAACGGTGAGTGGGTACTTGAAGAATTCTCGACTGTCCAATGGTTGTCTGTCATGCACGATCGTCGTCAATACAAACCATTCTTCGAGTAA
- a CDS encoding DUF2254 domain-containing protein — MKKLKVLSREINWWWPLLYGLIGIGLTGIVTWLDVYISNWFPKDWQTTLGLAQTIHSSVFTGLLAMMTFTFSTILVVLTTYSSQFSPRTLPNFIENRQVQHIFGIFIGAVSYSMTMLFFLRPALKTSVVASTVAVLVVLISIVAFVAFIHIVSQSIRVTTLLDRLHEEGNELLKRQVEHLESGEQKITERKMTTNYPHLIQATRTGYIQAVDYDVFDQKDRVYIHRTVGSFVTEGEAIGRATCRDIDESILIGPTKSSEQDFAFVLEKLSEVALRAISPGINDPNTARHAVRIIGDLMRQYAVIPDGVLVVGKDQQHIVVRETYQQLLYTTFYQLRHYGAEDISVLATMLESLGTMKRQALPAHYETIQRFIPYICSEVRFETMNDWDRDFLQNQIHRALNETFVSPSS, encoded by the coding sequence TTGAAGAAGCTGAAAGTCCTGTCTCGAGAAATCAATTGGTGGTGGCCATTGTTATATGGTCTCATTGGGATTGGTTTGACGGGAATCGTGACGTGGTTAGATGTGTATATATCAAACTGGTTTCCAAAAGACTGGCAAACGACGCTTGGCTTAGCGCAGACAATCCATAGTTCGGTCTTTACCGGACTGCTCGCCATGATGACGTTCACATTCTCAACCATTCTTGTCGTATTGACGACCTATTCATCACAATTCTCACCACGGACATTGCCTAACTTCATCGAGAATCGGCAAGTGCAACACATTTTCGGCATATTCATTGGAGCGGTCAGTTACTCGATGACGATGCTCTTTTTTCTTCGTCCGGCGTTGAAGACGAGCGTCGTCGCTTCGACAGTAGCCGTTCTCGTCGTATTGATATCGATCGTGGCATTCGTCGCATTCATTCATATCGTCAGTCAGTCGATTCGCGTGACGACTTTACTCGATCGATTACACGAAGAAGGGAACGAATTATTGAAACGACAAGTCGAACACCTAGAATCAGGAGAACAAAAGATTACTGAAAGAAAGATGACGACAAATTATCCACATCTTATTCAGGCAACTCGAACCGGATATATTCAAGCAGTCGATTATGATGTTTTTGATCAGAAAGACCGCGTGTATATTCATCGAACCGTCGGCTCATTCGTAACAGAGGGAGAAGCCATCGGACGGGCAACTTGCCGGGATATCGATGAAAGTATCTTGATTGGACCGACGAAATCTTCAGAACAGGATTTTGCATTTGTTCTTGAAAAATTAAGTGAAGTTGCTTTACGTGCGATTTCTCCAGGAATCAATGATCCGAATACAGCGAGACATGCGGTTCGGATTATTGGTGACTTAATGCGACAGTATGCCGTAATACCAGATGGTGTGCTAGTTGTTGGAAAGGACCAGCAACACATTGTCGTCAGGGAAACTTACCAACAATTGTTATACACGACGTTTTATCAACTACGACATTACGGAGCAGAAGATATTTCAGTTCTCGCGACGATGCTTGAGTCGCTTGGAACGATGAAGCGGCAAGCCTTACCTGCTCACTATGAAACCATTCAACGATTTATTCCATACATTTGTTCGGAAGTACGTTTTGAAACAATGAACGACTGGGATCGTGATTTTTTACAAAATCAAATCCATCGGGCGTTGAATGAAACTTTTGTCTCCCCTTCATCGTAA
- a CDS encoding DUF456 domain-containing protein — MTILLWSLIVVCFLVAFAGLVYPIIPSAPILVVGFLIYGFGFGFSELSISFWVIQAIFIILLFTLDYLVSAYTVDRRGGSQAAKIATTVGLIAGPFILPGIGLLIFPFVFAILTEKIISKKTWQISVSVGIGTVLGILSSALLKGIAMLLMIVIFILYVV, encoded by the coding sequence GTGACAATCTTGTTATGGAGTCTGATCGTCGTCTGTTTTCTAGTCGCTTTTGCAGGTCTCGTGTATCCGATCATCCCAAGTGCGCCGATTTTAGTAGTTGGTTTTTTGATTTATGGATTCGGATTCGGGTTCTCTGAACTATCGATTAGTTTTTGGGTGATTCAAGCGATTTTCATCATTCTCTTATTTACACTCGATTATCTCGTTAGCGCCTACACCGTCGATCGACGGGGAGGCTCACAAGCGGCTAAGATTGCAACGACAGTCGGATTGATTGCGGGACCATTTATTTTGCCGGGTATCGGATTATTAATTTTCCCGTTCGTCTTTGCCATCTTGACGGAAAAAATCATTAGTAAAAAGACATGGCAAATCTCGGTTTCAGTCGGGATCGGAACAGTCCTTGGTATCTTATCAAGTGCCTTGTTAAAAGGAATCGCGATGTTACTCATGATCGTAATTTTTATTCTCTATGTCGTCTGA